The Carboxydocella sporoproducens DSM 16521 DNA segment GGATTTTATCACTCAATTCAACGGAACATTACCGGGAACTGGTCAGTATGCTCCCGATGGTAAGGATCTGGTCTTTAATGGAGCCAAGTGGGAATATACTGGTACCATGTTCAAGGATTTAACAGGTACTATCTCCATGCTAATCGGTTTAGCTTTTGGAACCATGGGATTACCCCATATCCTTTTGCGTTTCTACACCAATCCCTCTGCCAAAGATGCTCGCTATTCCGCACTTTTCGCTATCGCAATCGCTTCTGCCTTCTTCGGTCTTGCCTTATATCTCGGCACCGTTGGCCGCTATGTTTTCCTCGATGGTGTAACTAAAGGAACCTTAAATCCAGAAACCATGAAAGCCATGATTCAAGGTGGAAACAATATGATTATCCCTGCACTTTCTGAATCCCTGGGCGGTCAATGGCTATTAGGATTTGTTATTGCCGGCGCCTTTGCTGCTATTTTCTCCAACCTTTCCGGTATCTTTATTGCCAGTTCCGGTGCCCTTGGCCATGATCTCTATACCAATTTCATTAACCCCAATGCTACTGAGAGACAGAAAGTTCTAGCCGGAAAATGGGCAGCAGTAATATGCGGTATCTTCTACGGCATCCTTGGGTTAATGGTGGAAAAAGCCTCTATCGGTCATCTGGTGGGATTGGCCTTTAATGTGGCAGCCAGTACTTTTGCTCCTATTTTCGTTCTTGGTATCTGGTGGCGTGGAATGACAGAAAAAGGTGCCATTGCTGGTCTGCTGGTAGGTTTAATATCCTCCCTGTGGATGATTTTCCTGCCCGAAACCTTACCGACCTGGCTACAGTTCAAGATTCCTGGTCTTGTTACTGTTCCTCTGGGATTCCTCTCCGTCTGGCTGGTTAGCCTCTGGGATGGTCAGGTGCCGGCTGATGTTAACGAATTTATGAAAAAGGTACACGCAAAAGAAGTATATTAGAAGAAAAATCACGGTGGGGCTTAGAGCCCCCTTTTTTCTTCCCCGGGAGAAGAGTATAATTGAAGTAAACGTGGGTAAGGGGATGGACATTATGTGGAAAGGTATTGGCGCTTCACCAGGTATTGCTATAGGTCAGGTCCAGTGGCTAATTGCCTGGGAAGTAGGAGTAAATAAAGAGAAAATCAGCAGCCAGCAAGTAAATGAGCATTTAGAGCGTTTTGAGCACGCCCTGCTGCAGGCTGAATCGGAACTCAACCAGTTGCGGGAAAAGACAGCCCGGGAATTGGGGTACCAGGAGGCCAGAATATTTGATGCCCATTTGTTTTTATTAAAGGATCCACTCCTCATTGATGCCATAAAAGAAAACATTACCGTTAAACTATTGCCTGTTTCTGCGGCTATCATCGATGCCGTAGAAGTTTTTGCCTCTTTTTTTGCTACCAATCCCGATCCTTACTTACAGGAACGGGCTTCGGATATTCGTGATGTGGGTAAAAGGTTAGTCCGGATTGTCACCGGCCAGCCTGAAACCCGTCTGGAATTAGTTGAACCCAAAATCGTTTTTGCCCATGATTTAACCCCCTCTGATACAGCCCAGTTGAACAAAGCAAATGTACTGGCTTTTGTCACTGAAGTAGGGGGTAAAACTTCTCATTCCGCCATTATGGCCCGGGCCCTGGAGATACCTGCTGTCGTCGGCGTTGGTAACGACCTTAGAAAAATAGCTAATGGTACCACTGTAATCGTGGATGGTTTCAAAGGATTGATTATTTGTAACCCTTCAGCCCGTATTCAGGAATACTATAAAAAACGGCAACGACTATATGAACAGCAATTAAGGGAGCTGGACAGATTACGGGATTTACCGGCAGAAACTCTGGATGGACATGCTATCCATTTAGTCGCCAATATTGGTACACCCAGAGATACTGAAAGTGCCAAACGTTACGGTGCCAGTGGTATTGGTCTATTTCGTACTGAATTCCTTTATATGGACAGGGATGATATGCCTGGAGAGGAAGAGCAATTTCGGGCCTATGTGGAAGTAGTTAAAGCCTTTAATAATCAACCGGTCACCATCCGTACCCTGGATATCGGTGGGGACAAGTATTTGCCCTACTTGAAACTGCCGGCAGAAGCCAATCCATTTCTGGGCTGGCGGGCCCTTCGCTTGTGTCTGGATACCCCGGAACTGTTTTTACCCCAGCTCAGGGCCATATGGCGCGCCAGCGCTTTTGGTAAAGTCCGGGTGATGTTCCCGATGGTGAGCAGTATTGATGAGCTTAGAGCTGCCAAGCAGTTTTTAGTCCAGGCCCGCGAACAAACCATTGCCGCCGGCCACCCTATTGGTGAGATTGAAGTAGGAATCATGGTAGAGACTCCTGCTGCCGCTATCCTTACGGATATCCTGGCCCCGGAAGTGGATTTTTTCAGTATAGGTACCAATGACTTAACCCAGTACACTATTGCCGTTGACCGCACCAATGCCCAGGTATCCCATTTGTATGAAAGCTTAAACCCAGCAGTGCTGCGCTTGATTAAAACTGTCGTAGACTTGGCTCACCATCACCACAAATGGGTAGCAGTTTGCGGCGAATTAGGTGGTGACCTGTTAGCTGCCCCGATATTGCTTGGGCTTGGTGTGGATGAACTCTCCATGAACCCGGCTAGTCTATTGAAAATAAAAGGCCTATTAAGACAGCTAACCTTTACTCATTGCCAGCGCCTGGCCAACAAGGCATTAGCCTGTTCTACTGCTGATGAAATTACCAATCTGGCCAAAAAAGAACTGCGTGCCATCAAAACCATGTTTCGTTAATTTGTAATCTACACCATAATAGTCTATAATGATTTAGATAGTATTAGTGGAGGAGTGACAGTAATGGATTTGCCCCTGCGCACATATCTTATAGAAACCTATGGCTGTCAAATGAATGAACGCGACACCGAAACCATGGCTGGCATTTTGGAAAGCCTTGGATATGTGCCGGTTGAAAAAGAAGAAGACGCAAGCATTATTTTACTCAATACTTGTTCAGTACGCGAATCAGCGGAAAACAAGATCTGGGCCAAAATGGGGGAGCTAAAAAAAATTAAACAGAAAAATCCCGATGTAATCCTGGGAATTTGCGGCTGCATGCCACAACAGGAAGTTACTATCCAGAAAATTAAACAAAGTTATCCCCACATGGACCTGGTCTTCGGCACCCACAATCTCCATCAATTACCGGAATTGCTGGCCAAAGCGCAAGCAGCCCGGAAAATGGTGGTGGAAGTATTGCATAATAACCCTGGTGTAATCATCGAAAACCTGCCATCCAGACGTGCTGACAATCTTAAAGCTTTTGTTACTATCATGTATGGTTGTAATAATTTTTGCACTTACTGCATCGTACCATATACCAGGGGTCGGGAAAGAAGCCGTATGCCCGAAGATATTATACGCGAAGTGGAAGATCTGGCTGCCAAAGGCTATAAGGAAATCACCTTACTGGGTCAGAACGTCAATAGCTATGGTAAAGACCTGGAGGTTGAAATTGATTTTGCCGGTTTGCTTCAGCAATTAAACAGAGTAAATGGGATTGAGCGCATTCGTTTCACCACCTCTCATCCCAAAGATTTAAGCGATCGACTAATTGAAGCCATTGCATCTCTGGAAAAAGTATGTGAACATATCCATTTACCCGTCCAATCCGGTTCAACTGCCATATTGAAGAAAATGAACCGCCGTTATAGCAAGGAAGACTATTTGCGTTTAGTCGAAAAACTGAAAAATGCTGTACCTGATATAGCAATTACTACCGATATCATAGTTGGCTTTCCCGGTGAAACAGAAGCCGATTTCGCTGAAACCATGGATTTAGTGGAAAAGGTGAGATTCAGTGCAGCCTATACTTTTATCTACAACAAGCGCTCTGGAACTCCGGCAGCAGAATATAATGATCAGGTACCTGAAGATGTAAAAAGTCAGCGTATCCAGCACTTAATTGACCGTCAGAACCAGATTACTCTGGAAGAAAATCTTAAGGATATCGGCAAAACCTTAGAAGTTCTGGTAGAAGGCCCCAGTAAAACCAATCCAGAATTCTTCTCAGGTAGAACCAGAACCAATAAAATCGTGGTATTTCGCGGAAATAGTGATCTCATTGGCAGATTGATTCCCGTTCGCATTGCCAATGCTAAAACCTGGCATCTTGAAGGGGAAATCATCTAAAATAAAGTATTTGGAGGTGGACACTAATGTCCAAAGTAATTGAAAAGGCAAGAGAGCTGGCTTTTGCTCTTAGTGAATGTCCAGAGTTAAAAGAAGTAAGAGAAGCCGAAATCGCCATGAATAAAGACCCTGAGGCTCTGGAAATAATCGCCGAATTCCAGGAAAAACAACAGGAATTTCAGGAAGCCTTTTTTGCCGGCAGAGAGCTCACACCTGAACAAGAACTGGTCAGAGCAGCCATCGAAAGCAAAATGGAAAACAATCCTTCCATTCGCAGGTATTTAGAAGCCCAGCACCAGCTGGAAAAACTCCTGCAAACCGTTAATACAGTCATAGGTCAGGCCCTCAGTGGTGACAGCGCTTGCGGCAGCGGTGGCTGTGCCTCCTGTGGCAGCACCTGTGGTTAATAACCAAATCCCCTTCAAGTTCAACACTTGAAGGGGATTATTCTGCTTTTGGAGCTTAATGACTTTCATTGCCATTGTTTGTGAAATATATTTTTAATGGAGACATCCGGCCTGTCAGGCGTTTTTCGGGGTTAGCCTGATTGGGGGGAAATTTTATGCAACAAAACAACCACTCTTATGATTTAAATGATTTGACTTTTTGTTTTACTTTTATCTTGATTGCTTTTTCAGCTTTTTTTCCTATTCTTTTGTTCTATTTTGTGGTGAACAAATTTCAAGCCATTACCATTACTAATATTTCAACTGAAACTATTTTTTTAATCTCGTATTTAATATTTGTTTTCACTTTATCTATCTTACACTTAGAGGGTATTAAACTAAACCGTAAAGTTTTTAACTGGAAAAATGCCTTATATTTTTCCAGCCTCTATTTCTACACATTTTTATTGATTAAAGCCGTTATAGTCTGTACTACAAAAATAATCATGTTATAATTTATTTAGTATACCGAGATTAAACCAGGGAGCGTGTAATGGCTTGAATAACAACTTAACCCCGATGATGAAACAATACCTGGAGATGAAAGATAAACACAAAGACTGTTTGTTGTTTTTTAGATTAGGAGATTTTTACGAACTCTTTTTTGAAGATGCTGAAATTGCTGCCAGGGAATTAGAAATTACCTTAACCGGTCGGGATGGCGGATTGGAAGAGCGGGTGCCAATGTGCGGTGTGCCCTATCATTCCGCTGATTCCTATATAGCCCGGCTGATTAACAAAGGTTACAAAGTTGCCATCTGTGAGCAAGTAGAAGATCCTAAACAGGCCAAGGGGATAGTAAGAAGAGAAGTAATTAGAATAATCACTCCGGGGACAATTATTGATACAACTGTATTAGATGAGAAAAGCAATAACTTTATCATGGCTTTACATTACGAAGATAATTTAATCGGCCTGGCTGCCAGTGATGTCTCCACCGGCCTCTTCCAGGTAACCCAGTTTAAGTGTGATCCTCACAAACAAAAATTGATAGATGAACTAGCCAGATTGAATCCAGCCGAAATTTTAATCTCAGAGTCTCTGGCTAATTTTATCGGTAACCCCCACCCAAACTGGTTCGATAATCAGGGTAAGAGGATTGTGACCGAATATCACTCCTGGGCTTTTGCCTGGGACTTTACCAATAGGACTTTAACCAAGCACTTTCATGTCAATGATTTGAAAAGTTTGGGACTTGACCACTGGAATTCAGCCGCCAAAGCTGCTGCTGCATTGCTGGATTACCTTCTGGCAACGCAAAAAAATTGCTTGTCCCATATTAACAAACTTGAATTATATAATATTGACAAAATAATGTATTTAGATGCAATAACCCGGAGGCATCTAGAACTAACACAAAATTTAAGGGATGGTAGCAGGGAACATACCTTGCTTTCAGTTCTGGATAATACCGTTACAGCCCTTGGCGGCAGAACCTTAAAGCAGTGGATTGAAAACCCACTTCTTAATTTGCAGGAAATAAATAATCGACTTACTGCCATTGAACAAATGGTATTTGATAGTCGCTGGAGACTTAAAATTAAACAGCTTTTAGCGAATGTCTATGATCTGGAAAGATTGGCGGGAAAGATAGTATATAAAACTGTAAACCCCAGAGACCTGGTAGCCTTAGGTTCAACCTTAAAAGTGCTGCCAGAAATAAAGAAACTTCTGGAGGAGAAAAAAGCTGGTCAGCTTCGATACATTTTTGATAATTTGTGCTTGCATGAAAGCATTGCCGCTTTAATCGAGGCAGCTATCATGCCTGAGCCACCCATTTCCAGTAAGGATGGCAATATAATTAAACCTGGCTTTAATGCGGAACTGGACAAGTTACGGACTGCAGCTACTGAAGGCAAGACCTGGCTGGCTCGTTTGGAAGCGGAGGAAAAAGAAAAAACAGGAATAAAGAGTTTAAAGATTGGTTATAACAAGGTTTTCGGTTATTATCTTGAAGTTACCAAAGCCAACTTGCATCTGGTCCCATCCCATTTCATTCGCAAACAAACTCTTTCAACAGGAGAAAGATATGTTACAGAAAGATTGAAAGAGTTAGAGGAAATTATACTGGGAGCGGAAGAGCAGGGGATTGAACTGGAATACCAGATCTTCTGCCAAATCCGCGAGACCATTGCTCAGGAAATCCCCCAGCTGCAAAAAACAGCAAAGCTCCTGGGGGAACTGGATGCTCTACTCAGTTTGGCAGTAGCAGCAGTACAAAATAATTATGTGAAGCCAGTACTCAATTTAAGTAATATAATCGACATCAAGAAAGGCCGACATCCTGTAGTAGAAAAAAGTCTCAACGGCCAATGGTTTATCCCCAATGATACTTATTTAGACAATCAGCAAAATCGCTTGTTAATCATTACCGGGCCCAATATGGGCGGCAAATCCACCTATATGCGCCAGGTAGCACTGATTGTACTCATGGCCCAGATAGGCTCCTTTGTCCCGGCAGAACAGGCTGAAATCGGACTGGTAGATCGGATTTTTACCAGAGTAGGGGCATCTGACGATTTGGCCCGGGGTCAGTCTACATTTATGGTAGAAATGCAAGAAGTGGCTAATATCCTGCATAATGCCACTGCAAAAAGCCTTATTATCATGGACGAAATTGGTCGGGGCACCAGCACTTTTGATGGTTTGTCCATTGCCTGGGCTGTTGCCGAGTACTTGAATGATCCTCAAAAAATTGGCGCCAAAACCCTTTTTGCAACCCACTATCATGAGCTGACCAAACTGGCTGAAAGGCATCCGGAAATAAAGAATTATTGTGTTGCCGTTAAGGAAGAGGGGGAAGACATAGTATTTTTGCGCCAGATTGTCCCAGGCAGCAGTGACCGCAGTTATGGTATTCATGTAGCCAAACTGGCTGGTCTACCGGCCGAAACAATCCTGCGTGCCAAAGAGATTCTGGAGCAGCTGGAAAATGAGCGGAAAGATATTAGCATCAGGCAGGAAATACCCTATTCAACCCCCGTACAGCAGCTGACCTTATTTAATGATTCCAATCCTATTCTGGATGAATTGTTAAATTTAAATCTTATTACTACAACCCCCCTGGATGCATTGAATATCCTGTTTAACTTGCAGAAAAAGGCCCAGGAATATCTCAAACGATGAGGAGGAGGTCTGATTGTCTAACAGGATAAAAATCTTAGACCCGATAACCGCCAACCAAATCGCCGCCGGAGAGGTGGTAGAAAGACCTGCCTCAGTAATCAAAGAACTGGTAGAGAACTCCATTGATGCCAGGGCCAGCAAAATAGAAATTGAAGTAGGCGAATCGGTATTATCCTATCTTCGTGTCTTTGATAATGGAATGGGGATTAGCAAAGAAGACCTTCCTCTGGCTTTTCAAAGACATGCTACAAGTAAAATAACGTCCATCAATGATCTAAATCAGCTTTTAACCCTGGGTTTTCGGGGTGAAGCCTTGCCCAGTATTGCTTCCGTATCAGAACTGGAAATCTCCAGCCGGACTGCTGATTCCATCAATGGCTGGAAATTCAGATTTTCCGGGGGCCATCTGGTAGCTGAAGAGGCGGTAGGCATGCCTGTTGGCACTGATATCATTGTACGCAACCTGTTTTTTAACACCCCCGCACGCAAAAAACATGTCAAATCAGAGTCAACCGAACTGGGTCATATTAAAGATATTCTCTTAAGATTCGCCCTGGCCTATCCGGAAATCGCTTTCAAATTTACTGCTGCCAGTAGCCGTCAGTGGCAAACCGATGGAAAGGGAGATTATTTTTATCCCCTGGTTTTGAATTTTGGTGAGGAAATCGCCAGCAAAATGCTTGAAGTCAAAGGCGAAAGTGCTGATGCCAGTATAAAAATCCATGGTTTTCTGGCTCCGCCAGCTTTTAGCCGGACAACCCGGCTGCAACAAATTATTTTTGTAAATCGCCGCCTGGTTCGCTCTCGCTTAATTTCCAGTATTGTGGAAAAAACTTTAAATACCCTGTTAGCCATAAACCGCTATCCAATATTTTGCCTGTTCATTGAAATTAAGCCTGAAATAATTGATGTAAATGTTCATCCAACTAAAATGGAAATCCGTTTTAGTGAAGAAGATCTAATAACTAAAGTAATCGAAAGTGCTGTCAAAGAGCAGTTTTTCCCACAGCAATCAGCCAAAACTATCATAAATAGTATGACTTTGGCAGATAAGAAAATCAGCAAGGAGCTTCCACAAGCACGTCCCTTGTTTGTAGAGCTATTTAGTCAACCTGCCAAACCAGATATTACACCACAAATTCAGGAAATAAAAGAATCCGCTCC contains these protein-coding regions:
- the ptsP gene encoding phosphoenolpyruvate--protein phosphotransferase yields the protein MWKGIGASPGIAIGQVQWLIAWEVGVNKEKISSQQVNEHLERFEHALLQAESELNQLREKTARELGYQEARIFDAHLFLLKDPLLIDAIKENITVKLLPVSAAIIDAVEVFASFFATNPDPYLQERASDIRDVGKRLVRIVTGQPETRLELVEPKIVFAHDLTPSDTAQLNKANVLAFVTEVGGKTSHSAIMARALEIPAVVGVGNDLRKIANGTTVIVDGFKGLIICNPSARIQEYYKKRQRLYEQQLRELDRLRDLPAETLDGHAIHLVANIGTPRDTESAKRYGASGIGLFRTEFLYMDRDDMPGEEEQFRAYVEVVKAFNNQPVTIRTLDIGGDKYLPYLKLPAEANPFLGWRALRLCLDTPELFLPQLRAIWRASAFGKVRVMFPMVSSIDELRAAKQFLVQAREQTIAAGHPIGEIEVGIMVETPAAAILTDILAPEVDFFSIGTNDLTQYTIAVDRTNAQVSHLYESLNPAVLRLIKTVVDLAHHHHKWVAVCGELGGDLLAAPILLGLGVDELSMNPASLLKIKGLLRQLTFTHCQRLANKALACSTADEITNLAKKELRAIKTMFR
- the mutL gene encoding DNA mismatch repair endonuclease MutL, with amino-acid sequence MSNRIKILDPITANQIAAGEVVERPASVIKELVENSIDARASKIEIEVGESVLSYLRVFDNGMGISKEDLPLAFQRHATSKITSINDLNQLLTLGFRGEALPSIASVSELEISSRTADSINGWKFRFSGGHLVAEEAVGMPVGTDIIVRNLFFNTPARKKHVKSESTELGHIKDILLRFALAYPEIAFKFTAASSRQWQTDGKGDYFYPLVLNFGEEIASKMLEVKGESADASIKIHGFLAPPAFSRTTRLQQIIFVNRRLVRSRLISSIVEKTLNTLLAINRYPIFCLFIEIKPEIIDVNVHPTKMEIRFSEEDLITKVIESAVKEQFFPQQSAKTIINSMTLADKKISKELPQARPLFVELFSQPAKPDITPQIQEIKESAPDYPLSLPGWRVIGQIFDSFILLEDNQCFSLVDQHAAHERILYEKLLNEKDFRTAVQPLLYPETITLNPLLFQTLIDKIFLFQDFGYLVEHFGQNTILLRAVPLGLDNATATELFHDLLELMVDKQYENIQRLQEKWLILRACKTAIKANQKLSLPEMEALIEQLHQCTLPVTCPHGRPTKIEWQLKELEQLFKRT
- a CDS encoding YlbF family regulator, which codes for MSKVIEKARELAFALSECPELKEVREAEIAMNKDPEALEIIAEFQEKQQEFQEAFFAGRELTPEQELVRAAIESKMENNPSIRRYLEAQHQLEKLLQTVNTVIGQALSGDSACGSGGCASCGSTCG
- a CDS encoding cation acetate symporter, yielding MNWLTDPKYLFTIILLGTIVWITNATRKYATTTVDYWVAGRSFGWLVNGSAIAGDYLSAATFLGLAGLTFSLGYDGLFYTFCFSIGLTLLAMFIAGPLRRFGAFTVPDFLGQRFHSKTARLVAVIVVLAISGFYAAPQLLGAAQILKLFFGTSYAFGIVFTTTVMVFYVGVGGMKGTTINQALEIWIRFGAFLVLFAMAIYMGMNYGKILDFITQFNGTLPGTGQYAPDGKDLVFNGAKWEYTGTMFKDLTGTISMLIGLAFGTMGLPHILLRFYTNPSAKDARYSALFAIAIASAFFGLALYLGTVGRYVFLDGVTKGTLNPETMKAMIQGGNNMIIPALSESLGGQWLLGFVIAGAFAAIFSNLSGIFIASSGALGHDLYTNFINPNATERQKVLAGKWAAVICGIFYGILGLMVEKASIGHLVGLAFNVAASTFAPIFVLGIWWRGMTEKGAIAGLLVGLISSLWMIFLPETLPTWLQFKIPGLVTVPLGFLSVWLVSLWDGQVPADVNEFMKKVHAKEVY
- the miaB gene encoding tRNA (N6-isopentenyl adenosine(37)-C2)-methylthiotransferase MiaB, giving the protein MDLPLRTYLIETYGCQMNERDTETMAGILESLGYVPVEKEEDASIILLNTCSVRESAENKIWAKMGELKKIKQKNPDVILGICGCMPQQEVTIQKIKQSYPHMDLVFGTHNLHQLPELLAKAQAARKMVVEVLHNNPGVIIENLPSRRADNLKAFVTIMYGCNNFCTYCIVPYTRGRERSRMPEDIIREVEDLAAKGYKEITLLGQNVNSYGKDLEVEIDFAGLLQQLNRVNGIERIRFTTSHPKDLSDRLIEAIASLEKVCEHIHLPVQSGSTAILKKMNRRYSKEDYLRLVEKLKNAVPDIAITTDIIVGFPGETEADFAETMDLVEKVRFSAAYTFIYNKRSGTPAAEYNDQVPEDVKSQRIQHLIDRQNQITLEENLKDIGKTLEVLVEGPSKTNPEFFSGRTRTNKIVVFRGNSDLIGRLIPVRIANAKTWHLEGEII
- the mutS gene encoding DNA mismatch repair protein MutS, translating into MMKQYLEMKDKHKDCLLFFRLGDFYELFFEDAEIAARELEITLTGRDGGLEERVPMCGVPYHSADSYIARLINKGYKVAICEQVEDPKQAKGIVRREVIRIITPGTIIDTTVLDEKSNNFIMALHYEDNLIGLAASDVSTGLFQVTQFKCDPHKQKLIDELARLNPAEILISESLANFIGNPHPNWFDNQGKRIVTEYHSWAFAWDFTNRTLTKHFHVNDLKSLGLDHWNSAAKAAAALLDYLLATQKNCLSHINKLELYNIDKIMYLDAITRRHLELTQNLRDGSREHTLLSVLDNTVTALGGRTLKQWIENPLLNLQEINNRLTAIEQMVFDSRWRLKIKQLLANVYDLERLAGKIVYKTVNPRDLVALGSTLKVLPEIKKLLEEKKAGQLRYIFDNLCLHESIAALIEAAIMPEPPISSKDGNIIKPGFNAELDKLRTAATEGKTWLARLEAEEKEKTGIKSLKIGYNKVFGYYLEVTKANLHLVPSHFIRKQTLSTGERYVTERLKELEEIILGAEEQGIELEYQIFCQIRETIAQEIPQLQKTAKLLGELDALLSLAVAAVQNNYVKPVLNLSNIIDIKKGRHPVVEKSLNGQWFIPNDTYLDNQQNRLLIITGPNMGGKSTYMRQVALIVLMAQIGSFVPAEQAEIGLVDRIFTRVGASDDLARGQSTFMVEMQEVANILHNATAKSLIIMDEIGRGTSTFDGLSIAWAVAEYLNDPQKIGAKTLFATHYHELTKLAERHPEIKNYCVAVKEEGEDIVFLRQIVPGSSDRSYGIHVAKLAGLPAETILRAKEILEQLENERKDISIRQEIPYSTPVQQLTLFNDSNPILDELLNLNLITTTPLDALNILFNLQKKAQEYLKR